A portion of the Bifidobacterium bifidum ATCC 29521 = JCM 1255 = DSM 20456 genome contains these proteins:
- a CDS encoding excinuclease ABC subunit UvrA: MQRIRDDARPESIEVRGARVHNLKNVDVDVPLGELVGVAGVSGSGKSSLALGVLYAEGSRRYLEALSTYTRRRLTQASRAQVDEVLHVPAALALHQRPAVPGIRSTFGTMTELLNSLRLLFSRLASHVCPHCGARNEPTLNVAAGLPIVCANCGKDFHAPGAESLAFNSAGACPACAGTGIVREVNRAALVPDESKSIDEGAVLPWGSLMWDLMKQVAGAMGVRTDVPFKDLTPKERDIVFNGPAVKKHILYKPKKGDDFAELDFTYFNAVYTVENALAKAKDEKGLKRVARFLEEKTCPDCGGTRLSEAARAPRVRGLNLAEASAMTLDAAVDWVRGVPGSLGADMRPMATNICESFLDVARRLLELGLGYLALDRAGATLSTGERQRVQLARAVRNRTTGVLYVLDEPSIGLHPANVDGLLGVMRDLVADGNSVVVVDHDVRVLKACDHLIEMGPVAGAEGGHVIAQGTVGDVAANPRSRIAPFLADGESVRERGCMPVSHMFDLGHIRMTTSQLHTVKPLDVDIPRGRLVAVTGVSGSGKTTMVLESLIPALKARSAGEKPPEHVRSIDADGIERANLIDATPIGANVRSTVATYADIHDDLRRAFARSDEAKAGGWKAGDFSYNTGRLRCPTCDGTGSISLDVQFLPDVDIECPDCRGSRYAPEADAIHRTTKDGRELTLPQLMAMSVDQALAVTVDMRKVHARLTTLHDLGLGYLTLGEPTPALSGGEAQRLKLASEMGRAQSHAVFVFDEPTIGLHPLDVRVLLGVFDRLVASGATVVVIEHDLDVIANADWVIDMGPGGGESGGRIVAAGTPEQIAADANSVTGRYLR; encoded by the coding sequence ATGCAGCGGATACGGGACGATGCGCGCCCGGAGTCGATCGAGGTGCGCGGCGCGCGCGTGCATAACCTCAAGAACGTCGACGTCGACGTGCCTCTGGGCGAACTGGTCGGTGTGGCCGGCGTCTCCGGTTCGGGCAAGAGCTCGCTCGCACTCGGCGTGCTGTATGCCGAAGGCTCACGGCGATATTTGGAGGCGCTGTCCACGTACACGCGCCGCCGCCTCACTCAAGCGAGCCGCGCGCAGGTGGACGAAGTACTGCACGTGCCCGCCGCGCTGGCCCTGCACCAGCGGCCCGCGGTGCCCGGCATACGCTCCACCTTCGGCACGATGACCGAATTGCTCAACAGCCTGCGTCTGTTGTTCTCACGTCTCGCCTCACATGTGTGCCCGCATTGCGGCGCACGCAACGAACCGACTCTCAACGTGGCCGCCGGCCTGCCCATCGTCTGCGCGAATTGCGGCAAGGATTTTCACGCGCCCGGCGCTGAATCCTTGGCCTTCAACTCGGCCGGCGCATGCCCGGCCTGCGCCGGCACCGGCATCGTGCGCGAGGTGAACCGCGCGGCGCTCGTACCCGACGAATCGAAAAGCATCGACGAGGGCGCGGTGCTGCCATGGGGTTCGTTGATGTGGGACCTGATGAAACAGGTCGCCGGCGCGATGGGCGTGCGCACCGACGTGCCGTTCAAGGACCTCACCCCCAAAGAACGCGACATCGTCTTCAATGGCCCGGCCGTCAAGAAGCACATCCTGTACAAGCCGAAGAAAGGCGACGACTTCGCCGAACTCGACTTCACGTATTTCAACGCCGTGTACACCGTCGAGAACGCGCTCGCCAAAGCCAAGGACGAGAAGGGGCTGAAACGCGTGGCGCGGTTCCTCGAGGAGAAAACCTGCCCGGATTGCGGCGGCACGAGGCTCAGCGAGGCGGCGCGCGCCCCACGGGTGCGCGGACTGAATCTCGCCGAGGCGAGCGCGATGACCTTGGACGCGGCGGTGGACTGGGTGCGTGGCGTGCCCGGGTCGCTCGGGGCCGACATGCGCCCGATGGCGACGAACATCTGCGAATCCTTCCTCGATGTGGCCCGCCGGTTGTTGGAGCTTGGACTCGGCTACCTCGCGCTCGATCGCGCCGGAGCGACCCTGTCGACCGGCGAACGCCAGCGCGTGCAATTGGCCCGCGCCGTGCGCAACCGCACCACCGGCGTGCTCTACGTGCTCGACGAACCGTCCATCGGCCTGCACCCGGCGAATGTGGACGGTCTGCTCGGCGTGATGCGTGACCTCGTGGCGGATGGCAACTCCGTGGTGGTCGTCGACCATGATGTGCGTGTGCTCAAGGCATGCGATCATCTCATTGAAATGGGTCCGGTCGCCGGTGCCGAAGGCGGGCATGTGATCGCGCAGGGCACGGTCGGCGACGTGGCGGCGAATCCGCGCAGCCGCATCGCGCCGTTCCTGGCCGATGGCGAAAGTGTCCGTGAACGCGGGTGCATGCCCGTCTCGCATATGTTCGACCTTGGGCATATTCGCATGACAACCAGTCAGCTGCATACGGTCAAGCCGCTGGATGTTGATATTCCGCGCGGCCGTCTGGTGGCGGTGACCGGCGTATCCGGCTCCGGCAAAACCACGATGGTGCTCGAATCGTTGATTCCCGCGCTCAAGGCACGGTCTGCGGGGGAGAAGCCGCCCGAGCATGTGCGCTCGATCGACGCCGACGGCATCGAGCGCGCGAACCTCATCGACGCCACGCCGATCGGCGCGAACGTGCGTTCCACCGTGGCCACCTACGCCGACATCCACGACGACCTGCGCCGCGCCTTCGCCCGAAGCGACGAAGCCAAGGCGGGCGGTTGGAAGGCCGGCGACTTCTCCTACAACACCGGCAGACTGCGCTGCCCTACATGCGACGGCACCGGTTCGATTTCGCTCGACGTGCAGTTCCTGCCCGACGTCGACATCGAATGCCCCGACTGCCGGGGCTCCCGGTATGCGCCCGAAGCCGACGCGATTCACCGCACGACCAAGGACGGGCGCGAACTCACCCTGCCGCAGCTGATGGCGATGAGCGTGGATCAGGCGTTGGCCGTGACCGTCGACATGCGCAAGGTGCATGCGCGACTGACCACGCTGCACGATCTGGGTCTGGGCTACCTGACGCTCGGCGAGCCGACGCCGGCGCTTTCGGGCGGTGAGGCGCAACGCCTGAAGCTTGCCAGCGAAATGGGCAGGGCTCAGTCGCACGCCGTGTTCGTGTTCGACGAGCCGACCATCGGCCTGCATCCGCTCGATGTGCGGGTGCTGCTCGGCGTGTTTGACCGACTCGTGGCGTCCGGCGCGACCGTCGTGGTCATCGAACACGACCTCGACGTGATCGCCAACGCCGACTGGGTGATCGACATGGGGCCGGGCGGCGGCGAAAGCGGCGGGCGCATCGTCGCCGCCGGCACGCCGGAGCAGATCGCGGCCGATGCGAACAGCGTCACGGGCCGGTACCTGAGGTGA